Genomic segment of Gammaproteobacteria bacterium:
CGTAGGCTTTGTATTCACCGCCGTGCAGCCCTGCCATGACTTTGGTCAAGGCCGCCGTCAGGGTGGTCTTGCCATGGTCTACGTGGCCGATGGTGCCTACGTTTAAATGCGGCTTGGTCCGCTCAAATTTTGCCTTGGACACGGTACTCTCCTCTTATGATGCTTTCTTGATGACGGCTTCTGCAATACTGTTGGGTGCTTCAGCGTATTTCACGAATTCCATAGAATAGGTGGCGCGGCCCTGCGTCGCGGAACGGAGATCGGTGGAATAGCCAAACATCTCCTTGAGCGGCACCTCGGCGGTGACGATCTTGCCGGCGGGCGAGTCGTCGGTGCCTTGCACCAGTCCGCGCCTGCGGTTCAAATCACCCATCACAACACCCAGATAATCCTCGGGGGCCACTACCTCGACCTTCATGATCGGCTCAAGCAGCACCGGGCTGGCCTTCTTCACGCCTTCTTTAAGGCCCATGGATCCCGCGATCTTGAACGCCATTTCGTTCGAGTCCACGTCGTGGTAAGAACCGTCGAAGATCGTGACGCGGATGTCCACCAGCGGGAACCCGGCAATGACGCCGTTCTTCATCTGTTCCTGCACACCCTTGTCCACGGCCGGGATATATTCCCTGGGTACTACGCCGCCCACAATGCCATTGACGAATTCGTAGCCCGTGCCGGCCGGCAGCGGCTCGATCTTGAGCCAAACGTGGCCGTACTGACCGCGCCCGCCGGACTGGCGCACAAACTTGCCTTCCTGTTCCACGCCTTTGCGGATGGTCTCGCGGTAGGCGACCTGCGGCGCGCCGACATTGGCCTCGACGCTGAATTCGCGCTTCATGCGGTCCACGATAATTTCCAAATGCAGCTCGCCCATACCGGAGATGATGGTCTGACCGGACTCCTCGTCGGTGTGCACACGGAACGAAGGATCCTCGGCGGCGAGCTTGCTGAGCGCAACGCCCATCTTTTCCTGGTCGGCCTTGGTCTTGGGCTCGACGGCGACGGAGATCACCGGCTCCGGAAACTCCATACGCTCCAGGGTGATAACCTGCTTGAGGTCGCACAGGGTATCGCCGGTGCTGACGTTCTTGAGGCCGATCGCTGCGGCGATATCACCAGCGCGCACCTCTTTGATCTCCTCGCGGTTATTGGCGTGCATCTGTACGATACGGCCGATGCGCTCCTTGCTGTCCTTCACCGGGTTGTACAAGGCGTCACCGGAATTCAACACGCCTGAATAGACCCTGAAAAAGGTCAGCGTACCGACAAACGGGTCGGTCGCAATCTTGAAGGCCAGCGCCGCGAAGGGTTCCTCGTCCGAGGCATGACGCTCAGCGAGGGTTTCCGCAGCGTCGTCCAAATGACCTTTAATCGGGGGTTTATCTATGGGGGAAGGCAGGTATTCGATGACGGCGTCCAGCATGGCCTGTACGCCCTTGTTCTTGAACGCGGAGCCGCACAGTACCGGCACGATCTCGGACTTCAGGGTGCGCGCGCGCAGGCCCTTTTTGATTTCCTCATTGGTCAATTCTACACCATGAAGGTATTTCTCCATGGACTCTTCGGAACCCTCTGCGGCGGCCTCGATCAATTTTTCGCGCCACTCCTTGCAGGCGGCCAGCATGCCGGCCGGGACGTCGCGCTCATCGAACCGCATGCCTTGGGTGGCGTCGTCCCAATAAATGGCCTTCATCTTGACCAGGTCCACCACGCCCTCGTACTTCTCTTCCGCGCCGATGGGTAATTGCAGGGGCACCGCATTGGCGCCGAGACGCTTTTTGATCTGCTCTACGACGCGCAGAAAATCGGCGCCGGCGCGATCCATCTTGTTAACGAAGGCCAGGCGCGGTACGCCGTATTTATTGGCCTGCCGCCATACGGTTTCAGATTGCGGCTCCACGCCGCCGACCGCGCAGAACAGCATGCAGGCGCCGTCCAGCACACGCAGGGAACGCTCGACTTCGATGGTGAAGTCTACGTGCCCCGGGGTGTCGATAATATTGACGCGGTGTTCGGGAAAATTCTTGCCCATGCCGCTCCAGAAACAGGTGGTCGCGGCGGAGGTGATGGTAATCCCGCGCTCCTGCTCCTGCGGCATCCAGTCCATGGTGGCCGCGCCGTCATGCACCTCACCCATCTTGTGCGAGACACCGGTGTAAAAAAGCACGCGCTCGGTGGTCGTGGTCTTACCGGCGTCAATGTGGGCACTGATACCGATGTTCCGATAGCGTTCAATAGGGGTTTTACGTGGCACGACTGTATTCTCTATATATAAATCTAAATAAAATACTTAACTGCTGTGTTACCAGCGGTAGTGGGCAAAGGCCTTATTGGCCTCGGCCATACGATGAGTCTCCTCACGCTTTTTCACTGCTGCGCCCTTGCTCTCGTAGGCGTCCATAATCTCGCCCGCCAGGCGCATGCTCATGGATTTCTCGCCACGCTTGCGGGCCGCCTCGACCAGCCAGCGCATCGCCAGCGCGGTACGGCGCGCGGCGCGCACCTCGACCGGCACCTGATAGGTGGCTCCACCCACGCGGCGCGACTTGACCTCCACCATCGGGCGGACGTTTTCGAGCGCCTTGCCGAGCACTTCCATGGGTTCGCCCTTGCTCTTGGTTTCCACCTGGCCGAGCGCACCGTAGATGATCTTTTCCGCCACGGATTTTTTGCCGCTGTCCATGACTACGTTGATAAACTTGGCCAGCATCTCGCTCCCGTACTTGGGGTCCGGGATGACTATCCGTTTTGCGGCGACTCGTCTTCTTGGCATGCTTACACCTGTTACCTTTGTTTTCCTACATACAAGTGAGGAGTAAGGCGTGAGGCGTAACCCCTCACGCCTCACGCCTTACTCCTCACGTTTTTACGACTTGGGCCGTTTCGCGCCGTACTTGGAGCGGCCCTGACGCCGGGCGGTGACGCCCGAGGTGTCCAGACTGCCGCGCACGGTATGGTAGCGCACGCCCGGCAGGTCCTTGACGCGCCCGCCGCGGATCAATACCACGGAGTGCTCCTGGAGATTGTGCCCCTCACCGCCGATGTAGCTGCTCACTTCCATGCCGTTGGTGAGGCGCACACGCGCCACCTTACGCAAGGCCGAGTTGGGCTTTTTAGGCGTAGTGGTATAAACGCGGGTGCACACGCCGCGCTTTTGCGGGCACTGGGCCAACGCGGGGACAGTGCTCTTGGCCTGCTGCCGCAAGCGCGGCTTGCGTACCAATTGATTAGTGGTTGACATAATGCTCCGGCTCGGTAACGCTTGGTGAACGCGCTTCTCTACAAGTTAAAGCGTCTTTAACGCTATAAAAAACAAAAAACGAGACACAACGCCCGCATCGCGGACGGGCGTCCCAAACTCACCCATCAAAGAAGCGAGATTGTAGTTTTAGAAGGGGTGCCCTGTCAAGCAGATACGCCCCTTTAGACCCGGTTCCACGCAAAGACGCAAAGCCGCTAAGGTATTATCATCAAGCCCTTTGCGTGCTTGGCGGCTTGGCGTGATTATGGCCCGGTTCCGCCCAGTCAGGCCTGCGAGGCGCGCATGGCCTGGTCCAGGGTCTCCACGCTGTCGCCGCTGATCTCCGCGGTGACCACGTCCGTAGGCGCCTGCTCACGCGGCGCACCGTGGCGTTTACGGTGACGCTCCGCGTGATAGGCCAGGCCTGTCCCCGCCGGGATCAGACGCCCTACGATGACGTTTTCCTTGAGCCCGCGCAGCTCATCCCACTTGCCGCTCACCGAGGCCTCGGTCAACACGCGGGTGGTCTCCTGGAACGAGGCCGCGGAGATGAAGGACTGGGTCGCCAGCGAGGCCTTGGTGATACCCAGCAGGATCGGTTCGTAGGCGGCCGGTTGCTTGCCTTCGGCGGTGACCCGCTGATTCTCTTCCAGGATGCGCGGACGATCCACCTGTTCACCCCTGAGGAACTTGGTATCTCCGGACGCCGTCACTTCCACCTTGCGCAACATCTGGCGCACGATCACCTCGATGTGCTTGTCGTTGATCTTCACGCCCTGCAACCGGTAAACGTCCTGCACCTCGTTGACGATGTAATTGGCCAGCGCCGGCACGCCCAGCAAACGCAGGATATCGTGCGGGGCGGGCGGGCCGTCCGCGATCACCTCGCCGCGCTCCACGTGCTCGCCCTCGAACACGGTAACGTGACGCCACTTCGGGATCAGTTCTTCATGGGTTTCACCGTCCGGGCCGGTGATAATCAACCGCTGCTTGCCCTTGGTGTCCTTGCCGAAGCTGATGGTGCCGGAGATCTCGGCGAGGATCGCCGGTTCCTTGGGCTTGCGCGCCTCGAACAGATCCGCCACACGCGGCAGACCGCCGGTGATGTCGCGGGTCTTGGAGGATTCCTGCGGGATACGCGCGATGACGTCGCCTACGCCCATGCGCGAGCCGTCTTCCACGCTCACGATGGCCCCGGCGGGCAGATAATAATGCGCCGGGATGTCGGTGCCGGCGATGGACAGATCCTTGCCCTTTTCATCCACCAGCTTCACCATCGGACGCAGGTCCTTGGCGCTCGCGGCGCGCTGTTTGGGATCGGTGACCACCATGCTGGTGAGGCCGGTGACCTCGTCGGCCTGCCGATGAACGGTGACGCCCTCGACAAAGTCGCTGAACTTGATGCGGCCCGCCACCTCGGTAATCACGGGGTGGGTGTGGGGGTCCCAGTGCGCCACGATCTGGCCTGGCGCCACCTCGTCGCTTTCGCTGACCGTCAGCACCGCGCCGTAAGGCACGCGGTAACGCTCGCGCTCCCGGCCGAACTCGTCCACCAGGGTAAGCTCTCCGGAACGCGACACGGCGACGTAATTGCCGCTCTGGTGCTGCACCAGCTTGATGTTATGCAGCTTGACCTTGCCCTTGGATTTGATCTCCACGCTGTTGACCGCGGCCGCGCGTGACGCCGCGCCGCCGATGTGGAAGGTGCGCATGGTGAGCTGCGTACCCGGTTCGCCGATGGATTGCGCCGCGATGACGCCGACCGCCTCGCCGATATTGATCGGGTGACCGCGACCGAGGTCGCGCCCGTAACAGGCGCGGCAGATGCCGTGTTGCGTCTCGCAGGTGATCGGCGAGCGCACCTTGATCTGGTCTATGCTGAGATCTTCGAGCTTGTCCACCCAGCGCTCGTCCAGCAGCGTCCCGGCGGGGACGGCGATCTTCTTGGAGCCCGGCGCCGGCACATCCTCGGCCGTGACGCGGCCGAGCACACGTTCGCGCAAGGGCTCAACCACGTCGCCGCCCTCGATGAGCGGGCTCATGGTAAGACCCTGGCGAGTGCCGCAATCATCTCCTGTCACGACGAGATCCTGCGCCACGTCCACCAGACGCCGGGTGAGATAACCGGAGTTGGCGGTCTTGAGCGCGGTATCGGCAAGACCCTTGCGCGCACCGTGGGTGGAGATGAAGTATTGCAACACGTCCAGACCCTCACGGAAATTGGCGGTGATCGGCGTCTCGATGATGGAGCCGTCCGGCTTGGCCATCAGGCCGCGCATACCGGCCAACTGACGGATCTGGGCGGCGCTGCCGCGGGCGCCGGAGTCGGCCATCATATAAATGGAGTTGAACGAGGCCTGCCTGACGGGCTTGCCGGCCTTGTCCTTGACCATCTCCGTGCCCAGCTTGTCCATCATGGCCTTGGCGACCTGGTCATTGGTGTGCGACCAGATATCCACGACCTTGTTATAGCGCTCGCCGTTGGTGACCAGACCGGAGGCGTATTGGTTTTCGATTTCTTTTACCTCTTTCTCGGCGGCGCCGATGATCTTGCCCTTCTCATCCGGCACGACCATGTCATCCACACCGATGGAGACCCCGGAACGGGTGGCCTGGGCGAAACCGGTGTACATGAGCTGGTCGGCCAGCACGACGGTCTCCTTCAGACCGACCGTCCGGTAACAGGCGTTGATCAGCCGCGAGATGGCCTTCTTGGTCATGTTCTGATTGACGGCGTCGAACGGCATACCTTCGGGCAGCAACTCGAACAACAGGGCGCGGCCCACGGTGGTGTCCGCCAGCCGGGTGCTGCGATGCCTTTCCCCCGCGTCATCAATCCGGGTCTCGTTGATGCGCACCTTAACCTTGGCCTGCAGTTGGACGGCGCGGGTCTCGTAGGCGCGGTGCACCTCGGCGAGGTCCGCGAACACCATCCCCTCACCCTTGGCATTCACACGCTCGCGGGTCATGGAGTACAAGCCCAGCACCACGTCCTGCGAAGGCACGATGATGGGTTCGCCGTTGGCGGGCGAAAGAATATTGTTGGTGGACATCATGAGCGTGCGCGCTTCAAGCTGGGCCTCGAGCGAGAGCGGCACGTGCACCGCCATCTGGTCGCCGTCAAAGTCGGCGTTGAACGCAGTACAAACGAGCGGGTGCAACTGGATCGCCTTGCCCTCGATCAGCACCGGTTCAAAGGCCTGAATGCCCAAACGGTGCAGGGTAGGCGCGCGGTTCATCATCACCGGATGTTCGCGGATGACCTCTTCGAGAATATCCCACACCTCCGGCCCCTCGCGCTCGACGATTTTTTTGGCCGCCTTGATGTTGGTGGCGAGCCCACGCCGTTCGAGCTTGCTGAAGATGAAAGGCTTGAACAATTCGAGCGCCATCTTCTTGGGAAGCCCGCATTGATGCAGGCGCAGCGTCGGCCCGACCACGATCACCGAACGGCCGGAATAATCCACGCGCTTGCCGAGCAGGTTCTGGCGGAAGCGGCCCTGCTTGCCCTTGATCATGTCGGCGAGCGACTTGAGGGCGCGCTTGTTGGAACCGGTGATCGCCTTGCCGCGCCGGCCGTTGTCGAGCAGCGCGTCCACCGCCTCTTGCAGCATACGCTTTTCATTGCGCACGATGATGTCGGGCGCATTCAAATCGAGCAGCCGTTTCAGACGATTATTGCGGTTGATGACGCGCCGGTAAAGATCATTGAGGTCGGAGGTCGCAAAGCGGCCGCCGTCGAGCGGCACCAGGGGGCGCAATTCCGGCGGCAACACCGGCAGTACCCTGAGCACGATCCACTCCGGCTTGTTGCCGGATCCGATGAAGGCCTCCAGCAGCTTCAGGCGCTTGGAGAGTTTTTTGATCTTGGTCTCGGAACCGGAGCCGGCCAGCTCCTCGCGGATCTTGACGACCTCGGCCTTGAGATCCATGCTTTTCAGCAGTTCGTAGACCGCCTCGGCGCCCATGCGGGCATCGAACTCGTCGCCGTTTTCCTCGATGGCCTCGAGATAGGCCTCGTCGGAGAGCAACTGCCCGCGCTCCAGCGTGGTCATGCCGGGGTCCACCACCACAAAGCTTTCGAAATACAGCACGCGCTCAATGTCGCGCAGCGTCATATCGAGCAGCAGACCGATGCGCGAGGGCAGCGACTTCAAAAACCAGATGTGCGCGACCGGGCTGGCGAGCTCGATATGGCCCATGCGTTCGCGGCGCACCTTGGCGAGCGTCACTTCGACGCCGCACTTTTCGCAAATCACGCCGCGATGTTTGAGGCGTTTGTATTTACCGCACAGGCATTCATAATCCTTGACCGGGCCGAAGATCTTGGCGCAGAACAGGCCGTCGCGTTCCGGCTTGAAGGTGCGGTAATTGATGGTCTCGGGCTTCTTGACCTCGCCGAAGGACCAGGAGCGGATCTTCTCCGGCGAGGCGAGCCCGATGCGGATGGCGTCGAACTCTTCGACCTGCTCTTGCTGCTTCAACAAATTCATTAAATCTCTCATGGTCTCTCTCCTGCTGCGGCGTATATGTGGAGCGAATGGATTCGTTGTAGGGCCGAATTCATTCGGCCGACATCGTGCGAATGAATTCGCACCTACCTAGGTTTGCTCCAATTCGATGTCTATCCCCAGCGAACGAATCTCTTTAATCAACACATTAAACGACTCGGGCATGCTGGGTTCCATACGGTGATCGCCGTCCACGATGTTTTTGTACATCTTGGTGCGGCCCGCCACGTCGTCCGATTTGACGGTGAGCATCTCCTGCAGGGTGTAGGCGGCGCCATACGCCTCGAGCGCCCACACCTCCATCTCTCCGAAGCGCTGGCCGCCGAACTGGGCCTTGCCGCCCAGCGGTTGTTGAGTGACCAGACTGTACGGGCCCGTGGAGCGCGCATGCATCTTGTCGTCCACCAGATGGTTGAGCTTGAGCATGTACATATAGCCCACCGAGATGGGACGATCGAAGGACTCGCCGGTGCGCCCGTCATAGAGCGTGGTCTGACCGCTCAGCGGCAGACCGGCGAGCTCCAGCATGTGCTTGATCTCCTGCTCGGCGGCGCCGTCGAACACCGGCGTGGCCATCGGGACGCCGTCGCGCAGGTTGTGGGCCAGCGTCAAGGTCTCTTCATCGGATAGAGATTTCAGATCCTCTTTCTTGCCGCTCGAGTTGTAGATGTTGTCCAGGAACTTGCGCACCTCGGAGGTCTTGCGGTGCTGATCGAGCATCTGACCTATCTTTATGCCCAGCCCCTTGGCCGCCCAGCCCAAGTGGATCTCCAGCACCTGGCCCACGTTCATGCGCGAAGGCACGCCCAGGGGATTCAGCACCAGATCCACCGGTGTGCCATCCGCCATGTAAGGCATGTCTTCGACCGGCACGATCATCGAGACCACGCCCTTGTTCCCGTGTCGGCCGGCCATCTTGTCACCGGGCTGAATGCGGCGGCGCACGGCCATATAGACCTTGACCATCTTAAGCACGCCGGGGCCGAGGTCATCACCGGAGGTGAGCTTGGCGCGCTTTTCCTCGAACCGCGCATCGAAATCCTTACGCTGTTGCTTGATCTGTTCGCTCACCAGCTCCAGTTGATCGCTGGCCTCTTCATTGCGCAGCCTGATATCAAACCATTTTTCACGCGCGACCTCACTCAGGTAGCCCTTGGTGATCTTGGCGCCGGCCTTGAGCCCCTTGGGGCCTCCCTCCGCGGTCTTGCCCACCAGCATCTTTTCGATACGCTGGTAGATGTCATCCTCCATGATGCGCAACTGGTCGTGCAGATCCTTCTTGACCTTGGCGAGCTCGGCATTCTCGATGGCCTGGGCGCGTTCGTCCTTTTCCACGCCGTCGCGGGTGAAGACCTGCACGTCTATGACCGTGCCGATCATCCCGGAGGGGACGCGCAAGCTCGTGTCTTTAACGTCCGACGCCTTCTCGCCGAAGATGGCGCGCAGCAGTTTTTCTTCCGGCGTAAGCTGGGTCTCGCTCTTGGGCGTTACCTTGCCGACCAGAATGTCGCCCGGCTTTACCTCTGCGCCGATATAGACGATGCCCGACTCATCCAGCTTGGCGAGCGCGCCCTCACCGACGTAGGGGATGTCGCGGGTGATCTCCTCGGAACCCAGCTTGGTGTCGCGGGAAACGCAACTCAGCTCTTCGATATGAATGGTGGTGAAGCGCTCCTCCTCCACCACACGCTCGGAGATCAAGATGGAGTCCTCGAAGTTATAACCGTTCCAGGGCATGAAGGCGACCAGCACGTTTTGACCCAGCGCGAGTTCGCCCAGATCCGTGGACGGGCCGTCGGCGAGCACGTCGCCGCGCGCGATCACGTCGCCGATCTTGACCAGCGGGCGCTGATTGATGCAGGTGTTCTGATTGGAGCGCGTGTATTTGGTGAGATTATAAATGTCCACACCGGGTTCGCCGGCCGCGGTCTCCTCGTCGTTGACGCGCACCACGATGCGTCCCGCGTCCACCGAGTCCACCACGCCGCCGCGGCGCGCGACGACCGTCACGCCGGAATCCTTGGCTACCGGCCACTCCATGCCGGTACCCACCAGCGGCTTCTCGGTGCGCAGGGTCGGGACGGCCTGACGCTGCATGTTGGAACCCATCAAGGCGCGGTTGGCGTCGTCGTGCTCCAGGAAGGGGATGAGCGAGGCCGCCACCGAAACAATCTGTTTGGGCGACACGTCCATATAATTCACCTTGTCGGGCGTGGACAGGGTGAATTCATTCTCGTGCCGGCTGGAAACCAGCTCGTCTATCAGGCGACCTTTTTCGTCCAGCGTGGCGTTGGCCTGGGCGATGACGTATTGACCTTCCTCGATGGCGGAAAGGTATTCGATCTTGTTGGTGACCTTGCCGTCCCCGACCTTGCGGTACGGGGTTTCCAGGAAGCCGTATTCGTTGGTCCGCGCATACACGGCGAGCGAGTTGATCAGGCCGATGTTCGGACCTTCCGGCGTCTCGATCGGACACACCCGCCCGTAGTGCGTGGGGTGCACGTCGCGCACCTCGAAGCCCGCGCGCTCGCGGGTCAGGCCGCCCGGCCCCAGGGCCGAAACGCGGCGCTTGTGAGTGACCTCGGAGAGCGGGTTGTTTTGATCCATGAATTGCGACAACTGGCTGGAACCGAAGAATTCCTTGATCGCCGCCGCGACCGGTTTGGCGTTGATCAACTCGTGCGGCATCAGACCTTCCGACTCGGCCAGGCTCAAGCGCTCCTTCACGGCGCGCTCGACGCGCACCAGGCCGATGCGGAACTGGTTCTCCACCATCTCGCCCACGCAGCGGATGCGGCGATTGCCGAGGTGATCAATATCATCCACGGTGCCGCTGCCGTTCTTGATGTCTATCAGCACCTTCAGCACGGAGATGATGTCCTGCTTCGACAGCACACCGGAGCCGGTGGTCTCTTTAACCCCCACGCGGCGGTTGAACTTCATGCGGCCGACCGG
This window contains:
- the rpsG gene encoding 30S ribosomal protein S7, encoding MPRRRVAAKRIVIPDPKYGSEMLAKFINVVMDSGKKSVAEKIIYGALGQVETKSKGEPMEVLGKALENVRPMVEVKSRRVGGATYQVPVEVRAARRTALAMRWLVEAARKRGEKSMSMRLAGEIMDAYESKGAAVKKREETHRMAEANKAFAHYRW
- the tuf gene encoding elongation factor Tu (EF-Tu; promotes GTP-dependent binding of aminoacyl-tRNA to the A-site of ribosomes during protein biosynthesis; when the tRNA anticodon matches the mRNA codon, GTP hydrolysis results; the inactive EF-Tu-GDP leaves the ribosome and release of GDP is promoted by elongation factor Ts; many prokaryotes have two copies of the gene encoding EF-Tu); the protein is MSKAKFERTKPHLNVGTIGHVDHGKTTLTAALTKVMAGLHGGEYKAY
- the fusA gene encoding elongation factor G — translated: MPRKTPIERYRNIGISAHIDAGKTTTTERVLFYTGVSHKMGEVHDGAATMDWMPQEQERGITITSAATTCFWSGMGKNFPEHRVNIIDTPGHVDFTIEVERSLRVLDGACMLFCAVGGVEPQSETVWRQANKYGVPRLAFVNKMDRAGADFLRVVEQIKKRLGANAVPLQLPIGAEEKYEGVVDLVKMKAIYWDDATQGMRFDERDVPAGMLAACKEWREKLIEAAAEGSEESMEKYLHGVELTNEEIKKGLRARTLKSEIVPVLCGSAFKNKGVQAMLDAVIEYLPSPIDKPPIKGHLDDAAETLAERHASDEEPFAALAFKIATDPFVGTLTFFRVYSGVLNSGDALYNPVKDSKERIGRIVQMHANNREEIKEVRAGDIAAAIGLKNVSTGDTLCDLKQVITLERMEFPEPVISVAVEPKTKADQEKMGVALSKLAAEDPSFRVHTDEESGQTIISGMGELHLEIIVDRMKREFSVEANVGAPQVAYRETIRKGVEQEGKFVRQSGGRGQYGHVWLKIEPLPAGTGYEFVNGIVGGVVPREYIPAVDKGVQEQMKNGVIAGFPLVDIRVTIFDGSYHDVDSNEMAFKIAGSMGLKEGVKKASPVLLEPIMKVEVVAPEDYLGVVMGDLNRRRGLVQGTDDSPAGKIVTAEVPLKEMFGYSTDLRSATQGRATYSMEFVKYAEAPNSIAEAVIKKAS
- the rpoB gene encoding DNA-directed RNA polymerase subunit beta → MTYSFTEKKRIRKNFGKRPSILEVPYLLAIQLDSYRSFLQEEVTAEKRQEHGLHAAFRSVFPITSYSGNAALEYVSYRLGAPVFDVKECQMRGMTYAAPLRVKVRLVIYDKEAPSDKPVVKDIREQEVYMGELPLMTENGTFVINGTERVIVSQLHRSPGVFFDHDKGKTHSSGKLLFSARIIPYRGSWLDFEFDPKDLVFVRIDRRRKLPASVLLRALDYTTEQVLEIFFETNTFRLVKEVIKLDLVPSRLRGEMATFDIKDNKGKVLVESGRRITARHIRDMEKIGLKTLEAPQDYLIGKVLAHNLIDKETGEIIANANDVVSLDLLNKLRKAGMQEIKTLFTNDLDRGSYISDTLRVDSTRTAAEAQIEIYRMMRPGEPPSKEAAQVLFNNLFFSSDRYDLSPVGRMKFNRRVGVKETTGSGVLSKQDIISVLKVLIDIKNGSGTVDDIDHLGNRRIRCVGEMVENQFRIGLVRVERAVKERLSLAESEGLMPHELINAKPVAAAIKEFFGSSQLSQFMDQNNPLSEVTHKRRVSALGPGGLTRERAGFEVRDVHPTHYGRVCPIETPEGPNIGLINSLAVYARTNEYGFLETPYRKVGDGKVTNKIEYLSAIEEGQYVIAQANATLDEKGRLIDELVSSRHENEFTLSTPDKVNYMDVSPKQIVSVAASLIPFLEHDDANRALMGSNMQRQAVPTLRTEKPLVGTGMEWPVAKDSGVTVVARRGGVVDSVDAGRIVVRVNDEETAAGEPGVDIYNLTKYTRSNQNTCINQRPLVKIGDVIARGDVLADGPSTDLGELALGQNVLVAFMPWNGYNFEDSILISERVVEEERFTTIHIEELSCVSRDTKLGSEEITRDIPYVGEGALAKLDESGIVYIGAEVKPGDILVGKVTPKSETQLTPEEKLLRAIFGEKASDVKDTSLRVPSGMIGTVIDVQVFTRDGVEKDERAQAIENAELAKVKKDLHDQLRIMEDDIYQRIEKMLVGKTAEGGPKGLKAGAKITKGYLSEVAREKWFDIRLRNEEASDQLELVSEQIKQQRKDFDARFEEKRAKLTSGDDLGPGVLKMVKVYMAVRRRIQPGDKMAGRHGNKGVVSMIVPVEDMPYMADGTPVDLVLNPLGVPSRMNVGQVLEIHLGWAAKGLGIKIGQMLDQHRKTSEVRKFLDNIYNSSGKKEDLKSLSDEETLTLAHNLRDGVPMATPVFDGAAEQEIKHMLELAGLPLSGQTTLYDGRTGESFDRPISVGYMYMLKLNHLVDDKMHARSTGPYSLVTQQPLGGKAQFGGQRFGEMEVWALEAYGAAYTLQEMLTVKSDDVAGRTKMYKNIVDGDHRMEPSMPESFNVLIKEIRSLGIDIELEQT
- the rpsL gene encoding 30S ribosomal protein S12 codes for the protein MSTTNQLVRKPRLRQQAKSTVPALAQCPQKRGVCTRVYTTTPKKPNSALRKVARVRLTNGMEVSSYIGGEGHNLQEHSVVLIRGGRVKDLPGVRYHTVRGSLDTSGVTARRQGRSKYGAKRPKS
- the rpoC gene encoding DNA-directed RNA polymerase subunit beta', with amino-acid sequence MRDLMNLLKQQEQVEEFDAIRIGLASPEKIRSWSFGEVKKPETINYRTFKPERDGLFCAKIFGPVKDYECLCGKYKRLKHRGVICEKCGVEVTLAKVRRERMGHIELASPVAHIWFLKSLPSRIGLLLDMTLRDIERVLYFESFVVVDPGMTTLERGQLLSDEAYLEAIEENGDEFDARMGAEAVYELLKSMDLKAEVVKIREELAGSGSETKIKKLSKRLKLLEAFIGSGNKPEWIVLRVLPVLPPELRPLVPLDGGRFATSDLNDLYRRVINRNNRLKRLLDLNAPDIIVRNEKRMLQEAVDALLDNGRRGKAITGSNKRALKSLADMIKGKQGRFRQNLLGKRVDYSGRSVIVVGPTLRLHQCGLPKKMALELFKPFIFSKLERRGLATNIKAAKKIVEREGPEVWDILEEVIREHPVMMNRAPTLHRLGIQAFEPVLIEGKAIQLHPLVCTAFNADFDGDQMAVHVPLSLEAQLEARTLMMSTNNILSPANGEPIIVPSQDVVLGLYSMTRERVNAKGEGMVFADLAEVHRAYETRAVQLQAKVKVRINETRIDDAGERHRSTRLADTTVGRALLFELLPEGMPFDAVNQNMTKKAISRLINACYRTVGLKETVVLADQLMYTGFAQATRSGVSIGVDDMVVPDEKGKIIGAAEKEVKEIENQYASGLVTNGERYNKVVDIWSHTNDQVAKAMMDKLGTEMVKDKAGKPVRQASFNSIYMMADSGARGSAAQIRQLAGMRGLMAKPDGSIIETPITANFREGLDVLQYFISTHGARKGLADTALKTANSGYLTRRLVDVAQDLVVTGDDCGTRQGLTMSPLIEGGDVVEPLRERVLGRVTAEDVPAPGSKKIAVPAGTLLDERWVDKLEDLSIDQIKVRSPITCETQHGICRACYGRDLGRGHPINIGEAVGVIAAQSIGEPGTQLTMRTFHIGGAASRAAAVNSVEIKSKGKVKLHNIKLVQHQSGNYVAVSRSGELTLVDEFGRERERYRVPYGAVLTVSESDEVAPGQIVAHWDPHTHPVITEVAGRIKFSDFVEGVTVHRQADEVTGLTSMVVTDPKQRAASAKDLRPMVKLVDEKGKDLSIAGTDIPAHYYLPAGAIVSVEDGSRMGVGDVIARIPQESSKTRDITGGLPRVADLFEARKPKEPAILAEISGTISFGKDTKGKQRLIITGPDGETHEELIPKWRHVTVFEGEHVERGEVIADGPPAPHDILRLLGVPALANYIVNEVQDVYRLQGVKINDKHIEVIVRQMLRKVEVTASGDTKFLRGEQVDRPRILEENQRVTAEGKQPAAYEPILLGITKASLATQSFISAASFQETTRVLTEASVSGKWDELRGLKENVIVGRLIPAGTGLAYHAERHRKRHGAPREQAPTDVVTAEISGDSVETLDQAMRASQA